The Chthoniobacterales bacterium genome contains a region encoding:
- a CDS encoding phage/plasmid primase, P4 family: MPDLWRVLGLPGVPKKVMRSPFREDRNESFSVFERDGRWFFKDHAVDEHHGDEVTLIELARSISNREAITLYHSLAGVASSRGGGSPAEAGSKPVRRKNRATVAEEKKPEKPRDTSIQPEWARTLRFEQGGRCYVISTIYDYLDSDGEVLHQTVRFQWESEDGEKRDKTFRQRRKPKPGERPAVDGWVYFLDGIEPVLYRLPEIEAAGEGEPIFLVEGEKDADTLKELGLLSTTVPMGAGKWRDSYLRTLKGKWVVVLGDNDDAGRNHVNKVCKALREACGRLGAVYLAEKWPECPDKADITDWLGFLDERPDVVGLGDSCEAEEVRDAAYLALKAWAETARPPEEIRYSHCFSYGDRGGLKVHQDELAGVLSEEFVARYAGEEWWQWERTRWRRLDVQREPRRWIMAALRSHLDARKEMTSYLVNSIEDLMANRVAMHVDRFNSHDADLINCANGMLHMRDLTLTPHNPKYLSTVQIPHAYEGEAECPRFKAWLEQMLPAADVQRQVQEIFGYCLAPQLNYHKFFFFYGDGGTGKSTLIEVLTKLIGEDNSMALRLQELDNPFQRAQLVGKRLYLATELNRDSFKHIDLIKAITSGEQIGVDVKHKAGYSYRPQGRFIMASNVRASTSDTSDGFFRRLCQVTFENKIPEDQKDYSLVAKFEAEMSGILRWALEGLHRLMERGHFEQTADSARAAKEIQMHRSSAKAFWEACVELVDSADSAKVYLTVEQLFAEYKEWCEWEGVKPHFQDSDSLSREFINKMPHLKEFKKKASIWFEGCRKQPMSYFGFHFRNWRPQGASE, from the coding sequence ATGCCGGATCTTTGGCGCGTGCTGGGGTTGCCCGGCGTGCCGAAGAAGGTGATGCGCAGCCCGTTCCGTGAGGATCGGAACGAGTCCTTCAGCGTCTTTGAACGGGATGGGCGCTGGTTTTTCAAGGACCACGCAGTCGACGAGCACCATGGTGACGAAGTCACCCTCATCGAGCTTGCTCGATCCATCTCCAATCGCGAAGCGATCACACTCTATCACTCCCTCGCCGGGGTGGCGTCGTCCCGCGGCGGCGGCTCGCCTGCTGAGGCAGGCAGTAAGCCAGTCAGGCGCAAAAATCGTGCCACCGTGGCCGAAGAAAAAAAACCGGAGAAGCCTCGCGACACGAGCATTCAGCCGGAGTGGGCCAGGACGCTACGCTTCGAGCAGGGCGGCCGGTGCTACGTCATTTCGACGATCTACGACTATCTAGACAGTGACGGCGAGGTGTTGCACCAGACGGTGCGCTTCCAATGGGAGAGTGAGGATGGAGAGAAGCGGGACAAGACGTTCCGCCAGCGTCGAAAGCCGAAGCCAGGCGAGCGGCCGGCGGTGGATGGCTGGGTGTATTTCCTCGATGGCATCGAGCCGGTGCTCTACCGGCTGCCGGAGATCGAGGCGGCCGGAGAGGGCGAGCCGATCTTCCTCGTCGAGGGAGAGAAGGATGCGGACACGCTGAAGGAGCTGGGCCTCCTCTCAACCACGGTGCCGATGGGCGCCGGCAAGTGGCGCGACAGCTACCTGCGCACGCTCAAGGGCAAGTGGGTGGTCGTGCTCGGGGATAACGATGACGCGGGCCGGAACCACGTAAACAAGGTCTGCAAGGCCCTCCGAGAGGCCTGCGGCCGCCTCGGCGCCGTTTATCTCGCGGAGAAGTGGCCAGAATGCCCGGATAAAGCCGACATCACTGACTGGCTGGGCTTTCTCGACGAGCGGCCGGACGTCGTCGGCCTCGGGGATTCCTGTGAGGCGGAGGAGGTGCGCGATGCGGCGTATCTGGCGCTCAAGGCTTGGGCGGAGACGGCGAGGCCGCCGGAGGAGATCCGGTATTCACATTGCTTCTCGTATGGTGATCGTGGGGGACTGAAGGTCCACCAGGACGAGCTCGCGGGCGTGCTGAGTGAGGAATTCGTCGCGCGCTACGCCGGCGAGGAGTGGTGGCAGTGGGAGCGAACGCGCTGGCGCCGATTGGACGTTCAGCGCGAGCCGCGCCGATGGATCATGGCCGCGTTGCGATCGCACCTCGACGCGCGGAAGGAAATGACGAGCTACCTTGTGAACTCGATCGAGGACCTCATGGCGAACCGCGTGGCGATGCACGTCGACCGTTTCAATTCGCACGATGCGGACCTCATCAACTGCGCGAACGGGATGCTCCACATGCGGGACCTCACGCTCACGCCGCACAATCCGAAATACCTCTCGACCGTTCAGATCCCGCACGCCTACGAGGGCGAGGCGGAGTGCCCGCGGTTCAAGGCCTGGCTCGAGCAGATGCTGCCGGCGGCCGATGTTCAGCGGCAGGTGCAGGAGATCTTTGGCTACTGCCTGGCGCCGCAGCTGAATTATCACAAATTTTTCTTCTTCTACGGCGATGGCGGCACGGGCAAGTCGACGCTGATCGAGGTGCTCACGAAATTGATCGGTGAGGATAACTCGATGGCCCTGCGCCTGCAGGAGCTCGACAATCCCTTCCAGCGAGCGCAGCTCGTCGGCAAGCGGCTCTACCTCGCGACGGAGCTCAATCGCGACTCGTTCAAGCACATCGATCTCATCAAGGCGATCACCTCGGGCGAGCAAATCGGCGTGGATGTGAAGCACAAGGCCGGCTACAGTTACCGGCCGCAAGGGCGCTTTATTATGGCCTCGAACGTGCGGGCATCGACGTCAGACACGAGTGACGGGTTCTTTCGTCGACTGTGTCAGGTGACCTTCGAGAACAAGATCCCGGAGGATCAAAAGGACTACAGCCTGGTCGCGAAGTTCGAGGCGGAGATGAGCGGCATTCTCCGCTGGGCGCTCGAGGGTCTGCACCGGCTCATGGAGCGAGGGCACTTTGAGCAGACGGCCGACAGCGCGCGAGCCGCGAAAGAGATCCAGATGCACCGCTCGAGCGCGAAGGCCTTCTGGGAGGCGTGTGTGGAGTTGGTTGATAGTGCTGATTCTGCAAAGGTTTACCTCACGGTGGAGCAGCTCTTTGCGGAATATAAAGAGTGGTGTGAGTGGGAGGGTGTGAAGCCTCACTTCCAGGACAGCGATTCTCTGTCACGTGAGTTTATAAATAAAATGCCTCACCTGAAAGAGTTTAAGAAAAAGGCAAGTATTTGGTTCGAAGGATGCAGGAAACAACCGATGAGTTATTTTGGATTCCATTTCCGAAATTGGCGGCCGCAAGGAGCGAGTGAGTAA
- a CDS encoding redoxin domain-containing protein, with amino-acid sequence MKSRLLLPAMIFASLFGMNLRAMPLAVGAAVPDVTAPDENGQPVNLTEATAKGLTLVYFYPKAGTPGCTAQACSLRDGIVDLKKVGVKVIGVSHDKPEAQKAFKAKYDLPFTLIADADGKVIAAFGVPTLPLGMAQRQSFLIRDGKVVQYFPKAQTKTHAQEVEAAVAALK; translated from the coding sequence ATGAAAAGCCGCCTCCTCCTTCCTGCCATGATCTTTGCCAGCCTCTTTGGAATGAATCTCCGGGCCATGCCCCTTGCCGTCGGGGCTGCCGTGCCGGACGTGACCGCGCCGGATGAGAACGGCCAGCCGGTGAATCTGACGGAGGCGACGGCAAAGGGATTGACGCTGGTTTATTTTTATCCGAAGGCGGGGACTCCGGGTTGCACCGCCCAGGCCTGCTCGCTGCGCGACGGGATCGTTGACCTGAAGAAAGTCGGCGTGAAAGTGATCGGCGTGAGTCACGACAAGCCCGAGGCACAGAAGGCGTTCAAGGCGAAATACGATCTGCCTTTCACGCTCATCGCGGACGCCGACGGGAAGGTCATCGCCGCTTTCGGCGTGCCGACGCTTCCTCTTGGCATGGCGCAGCGGCAGTCGTTTCTCATCCGCGACGGCAAGGTCGTGCAGTATTTTCCGAAGGCCCAGACGAAGACCCACGCGCAGGAAGTCGAGGCCGCCGTGGCGGCCCTGAAGTAA
- the ilvD gene encoding dihydroxy-acid dehydratase encodes MKSKAPAANMRPHSSIVLDGPHRAPSRAMLYPVGFTDKDFDKPQIAVASTWSMVTPCNMHIDLLAREAAMGIDAAKGKATIFNTITISDGISMGTEGMKYSLVSREVIADSIETVVGCQGYDGFVAIGGCDKNMPGCMIGIARLNRPAVFVYGGTILPGCLNGRNLDVVSVFEAVGQQAAGKITDGEAHAVESCAIPGPGSCGGMYTANTMASAIEAMGFSLPNSSAQAAVSQHKKDDCRNAGAAVIEMLRRGIKPSDIFCKEAFENAITTVIALGGSTNAVLHLLAIAHSANVKLSLDDFTRIGKRVPVLADLKPSGKYLMSQLVEIGGIVPLMKELLGAGLLHGDCLTVTGKTLKQNLAPFKRYPKGQDIILPLSKPIKKESHLVVLRGNLAPEGAVAKISGKEGEKFSGTARVFESEEKALAAVLEGKIKAGNVIVIRYEGPRGGPGMREMLSPTSAVMGAGLGKSVALITDGRFSGGTHGFVVGHITPEAFEGGPLAIVKNGDPITIDAISHELTLDIPAAEIKARLAAWKKPKPRYRRGVLAKYASHVTTASQGAVTDAGF; translated from the coding sequence ATGAAGTCGAAAGCACCCGCCGCCAACATGCGCCCGCACTCCTCGATCGTCCTCGACGGGCCGCACCGCGCGCCCAGTCGCGCCATGCTCTACCCCGTCGGATTTACCGACAAGGACTTCGACAAGCCGCAGATCGCCGTCGCCTCCACCTGGAGCATGGTCACGCCTTGCAACATGCACATCGATCTCCTGGCCCGCGAGGCCGCCATGGGCATCGACGCCGCGAAGGGCAAGGCCACGATCTTCAACACCATCACGATCTCCGACGGCATCTCGATGGGCACCGAGGGCATGAAATACTCGCTCGTGTCTCGCGAAGTCATCGCCGACTCGATCGAGACCGTCGTCGGCTGCCAGGGCTACGACGGCTTCGTCGCCATCGGCGGCTGCGACAAGAACATGCCCGGCTGCATGATCGGCATCGCCCGCCTGAACCGCCCCGCAGTGTTCGTCTACGGCGGCACGATTCTTCCCGGCTGTCTCAACGGCCGCAACCTCGACGTCGTCTCGGTCTTCGAAGCCGTCGGCCAGCAGGCCGCGGGCAAGATCACCGACGGCGAGGCGCATGCGGTCGAGAGCTGCGCGATCCCCGGCCCGGGCTCCTGCGGCGGCATGTATACGGCAAACACGATGGCCTCCGCGATCGAGGCCATGGGCTTCAGCCTGCCGAACAGCTCCGCGCAGGCCGCCGTCTCGCAGCACAAGAAGGACGACTGCCGCAACGCCGGCGCCGCCGTCATCGAAATGCTCCGCCGCGGCATCAAGCCCTCCGACATTTTCTGCAAGGAGGCCTTCGAGAACGCCATCACGACCGTCATCGCCCTCGGCGGATCGACGAACGCCGTCCTCCACCTACTCGCCATCGCGCACTCCGCGAACGTGAAGCTCTCGCTCGACGATTTCACGCGCATCGGCAAACGCGTCCCCGTGCTCGCAGACCTCAAGCCGAGCGGCAAATACCTGATGAGCCAGCTCGTCGAGATCGGCGGCATCGTTCCGCTCATGAAGGAACTCCTCGGCGCCGGCCTGCTCCACGGCGACTGCCTCACCGTCACCGGCAAGACGCTCAAGCAGAACCTCGCTCCCTTCAAACGCTACCCGAAAGGCCAGGACATCATCCTGCCGCTCAGCAAGCCGATCAAAAAGGAAAGCCACCTCGTCGTCCTGCGCGGCAACCTCGCTCCCGAGGGCGCCGTGGCCAAGATCAGCGGCAAGGAAGGCGAGAAATTCAGCGGCACCGCCCGCGTTTTCGAGTCCGAGGAAAAGGCGCTCGCCGCCGTGCTCGAAGGCAAGATCAAGGCCGGCAACGTCATCGTCATCCGCTACGAAGGGCCGCGCGGCGGTCCCGGCATGCGCGAGATGCTTTCGCCCACCAGCGCCGTCATGGGCGCGGGCCTCGGCAAATCCGTCGCCCTCATCACCGACGGCCGCTTCTCGGGCGGCACGCACGGCTTCGTCGTCGGCCACATCACGCCCGAGGCCTTCGAAGGCGGCCCGCTCGCCATCGTGAAGAATGGCGACCCGATCACCATCGACGCCATCTCCCACGAGCTCACGCTCGACATCCCGGCCGCGGAGATCAAAGCCCGCCTTGCCGCGTGGAAAAAACCCAAGCCGCGCTACCGTCGCGGCGTGCTCGCCAAATATGCCTCGCACGTCACCACCGCCTCGCAGGGCGCGGTCACGGACGCCGGCTTCTAG
- a CDS encoding AMP-binding protein yields MRDSLVPVRRHLEISRQPAGSPFHTSQVSISFGETIEAGALRAAWELIAQAHPALRRKFDAAGGVTDTANPAFVWNERNWQTGAPADLGAEWQTLVQTDAATPIAVGEEPTCRITFIVLPNGHGHALWSFHAALLDNDSISAALHRWLHAYDCLRTGADAPEFESSAESAEAEAELATPEDFVPPRPLIVLPLPDPAITAGTRRSVSQTFERPERREFVAAAKKLGGSLSALFGSAWAFVLARATSSDEALLLETSRPPEGLGRFETFTLRRRPVESHATARDLVHAFAEISELPLPPADTLVSAYIFREHTLNDRLQLEVPRWMAADTQLFQKTAPPLALRVVASDRPEVALDYDSALLSDAAARTLFDAFLGTLAAFVADPRLELATLALPGTPAEVETPDVPGAFRSLVIVQGIHETFADAAAESPDAIAVEMDEETLTFAQLNNSANQVARLLRKRGVQAGARIGVAMPRSPRWVVALLGALKAGGVIVPLSPETGEADVDAWIVDALPEGEARPKPVVQMIADAGALSNEKARGVQTDAKADPQALVALVDGKPHTFTHEVLARALQSLAGLLALEPADRVLQFAPTGTFPAVEETLASLLSGATLVLRSGDRWPTRTAFQEFVQEKNITALTIPVAFWTQWTHYLTELSLTVPASLRLAATTGSLAAPNAVLAWRAVAGSTHWLHRVTSSVTGGLGLGSDWSAEDSLAACSLGRPTPAAVARIVDRHGLALPLGLAGTVEVAPARSPDKPATLGIEAFVSPEGIFYDRTALQELVVGPIGQGAAETIRHVAITHPGVLDAHVEQRLIAARQEWCLWIVPRDSERGEPHDLREWLTARLPAAPRRIRALPRFPLDDAGNLDVAALVEQLPDDVATPAARKGTEAEERVRQAISRALGGRRIELDEILTDGRTKPQVAKLLFEAVLRDEPRVELADFTTGFSVRSLLRNVRGRGRAAGTPAAAAPVSAWTPIQPLRASGKLPPLVFIHDFDGTSKGYAPLVAQLGEDQPCYAITARGLADPDASHATVEEMARAYVEALRVFDATGPYRLLGYGFGGLVAFEMARQLSAAGASVPLLVGLATEPPATNSAAAFLAGGWKRSLASLLGRKTEETPRRRRTSESPISRVNEEAARKYSPPASALAAHIFVPEQNFPPFRVVEIGWTATCRDAQFYQVPCSGPEMMDEPAVEAIANAITKLARAEELDTELENED; encoded by the coding sequence ATGCGCGATTCCCTCGTGCCGGTGCGTCGCCATCTCGAGATTTCGAGACAGCCCGCCGGCTCTCCATTCCACACCTCCCAGGTCTCGATCAGTTTCGGAGAGACCATCGAGGCCGGCGCGCTCCGTGCCGCCTGGGAGCTGATCGCCCAGGCCCATCCGGCCCTCCGGCGGAAGTTCGACGCCGCCGGCGGAGTCACCGATACCGCGAATCCCGCCTTTGTCTGGAACGAACGCAACTGGCAGACCGGCGCCCCCGCCGACCTCGGCGCCGAGTGGCAGACGCTTGTCCAGACCGATGCCGCCACGCCCATCGCCGTCGGCGAGGAGCCCACCTGCCGCATCACCTTCATCGTCCTGCCGAACGGCCACGGCCACGCGCTGTGGTCCTTCCACGCCGCACTGCTCGACAACGACTCCATCTCCGCCGCTCTGCACCGCTGGCTGCACGCCTACGATTGCCTGCGCACCGGCGCGGACGCTCCGGAATTCGAATCGTCTGCCGAATCCGCGGAGGCCGAAGCCGAACTCGCCACGCCCGAGGACTTCGTTCCGCCGCGCCCGCTCATCGTCCTTCCCCTGCCAGATCCGGCGATCACCGCCGGCACCCGCCGCTCCGTTTCGCAAACCTTCGAGCGCCCCGAGCGTCGGGAATTCGTCGCCGCCGCGAAGAAGCTCGGCGGCAGTCTCTCCGCGCTCTTCGGCTCCGCCTGGGCCTTCGTTCTCGCCCGCGCCACGTCTTCCGACGAAGCTCTCCTGCTCGAAACCTCGCGCCCGCCCGAGGGCCTCGGCCGCTTCGAGACTTTCACGCTCCGCCGCCGCCCGGTCGAATCCCACGCCACCGCCCGCGACCTCGTTCACGCCTTCGCCGAGATTTCCGAGCTTCCGCTCCCGCCCGCCGACACCCTCGTCTCCGCCTACATCTTCCGCGAGCACACGCTCAACGACCGCCTCCAGCTCGAGGTGCCGCGCTGGATGGCCGCCGATACCCAGCTTTTCCAGAAAACCGCGCCACCGCTGGCGCTCCGCGTCGTCGCCTCCGATCGCCCCGAGGTCGCGCTGGATTACGATTCCGCCCTGCTCTCCGACGCCGCCGCCCGCACGCTTTTCGACGCCTTCCTCGGCACCCTCGCAGCCTTCGTCGCCGATCCCAGACTCGAGCTTGCCACCCTCGCCCTCCCCGGCACGCCCGCCGAGGTCGAGACGCCCGACGTCCCCGGCGCGTTCCGCTCTCTCGTCATTGTCCAGGGCATCCACGAAACTTTTGCCGACGCCGCCGCCGAGAGCCCCGACGCGATCGCCGTCGAGATGGACGAAGAGACCCTCACCTTCGCGCAGCTCAACAACTCCGCGAACCAGGTCGCCCGGCTTCTTCGCAAGCGGGGCGTGCAGGCCGGCGCTCGCATCGGCGTGGCCATGCCCCGCTCCCCGCGCTGGGTCGTCGCCCTGCTCGGCGCGCTCAAGGCCGGCGGTGTGATCGTGCCGCTGAGCCCCGAGACCGGCGAGGCCGACGTCGATGCATGGATCGTCGATGCATTGCCCGAAGGCGAGGCGCGTCCGAAGCCCGTCGTGCAGATGATCGCCGACGCCGGCGCGCTCTCGAACGAAAAGGCCCGCGGCGTCCAGACCGACGCGAAGGCCGATCCGCAGGCGCTCGTCGCCCTCGTCGACGGCAAGCCCCACACCTTCACGCACGAAGTTCTCGCCCGCGCCCTCCAAAGCCTCGCCGGGTTGCTCGCCCTCGAGCCCGCCGACCGCGTGCTGCAGTTCGCTCCCACCGGCACCTTCCCCGCCGTCGAGGAAACGCTCGCCTCGCTCCTGAGCGGCGCGACGCTCGTCCTGCGCTCCGGCGACCGCTGGCCCACCCGCACCGCATTCCAGGAATTCGTGCAGGAGAAGAACATCACCGCGCTCACGATCCCCGTCGCTTTCTGGACGCAGTGGACGCATTACCTCACCGAGCTGTCCCTCACGGTGCCCGCGTCGCTCCGACTCGCCGCCACCACCGGCAGCCTTGCCGCACCGAATGCCGTGCTCGCCTGGCGCGCCGTCGCGGGCTCCACGCACTGGCTGCACCGGGTCACGTCATCGGTCACCGGCGGCCTCGGTCTCGGCTCCGACTGGTCCGCGGAGGATTCTCTCGCCGCCTGCAGCCTTGGCCGGCCCACGCCGGCCGCCGTCGCCCGCATCGTGGATCGCCACGGTCTCGCCCTTCCGCTCGGCCTCGCCGGCACGGTCGAGGTCGCACCCGCCAGATCGCCGGACAAGCCCGCCACGCTCGGCATCGAGGCCTTTGTTTCACCCGAGGGCATTTTCTACGACCGCACCGCGTTGCAGGAACTCGTCGTCGGCCCCATCGGCCAGGGCGCGGCGGAGACCATCCGCCACGTCGCGATCACGCACCCCGGCGTGCTCGATGCCCATGTCGAGCAACGCCTCATCGCCGCCCGCCAGGAATGGTGCCTGTGGATTGTTCCCCGCGATTCCGAGCGCGGCGAACCGCACGACCTGCGCGAATGGCTTACGGCACGCCTGCCCGCCGCTCCGCGCCGCATCCGCGCGCTGCCTCGATTCCCGCTCGACGACGCCGGCAATCTCGACGTCGCCGCCCTCGTCGAGCAACTGCCCGACGACGTCGCTACCCCCGCCGCGCGCAAGGGCACCGAGGCCGAGGAACGCGTGCGTCAGGCCATCTCCCGCGCCCTCGGCGGCCGCCGCATCGAACTCGACGAAATCCTCACCGACGGCCGCACGAAACCCCAGGTCGCGAAACTTCTCTTCGAAGCCGTCTTGCGCGACGAACCCCGTGTCGAACTGGCCGATTTCACGACGGGCTTCTCCGTCCGCTCGCTCCTGCGTAACGTCCGTGGCCGTGGCCGCGCCGCCGGCACTCCCGCTGCCGCCGCTCCGGTCAGCGCCTGGACGCCGATCCAGCCGCTCCGCGCCTCGGGCAAACTCCCGCCCCTCGTTTTCATTCACGATTTCGACGGCACCTCGAAGGGCTACGCGCCGCTCGTCGCCCAGCTCGGGGAAGACCAGCCCTGCTACGCGATCACGGCCCGCGGCCTCGCCGATCCCGATGCCAGCCATGCCACCGTCGAGGAAATGGCCCGCGCCTACGTCGAGGCGCTCCGCGTTTTCGATGCCACCGGCCCTTATCGCCTGCTCGGTTACGGCTTCGGCGGCCTTGTCGCCTTCGAGATGGCCCGCCAGCTCAGCGCCGCCGGCGCGAGCGTCCCGTTGCTCGTCGGTCTCGCCACCGAGCCCCCCGCCACGAACTCCGCCGCCGCATTCCTCGCCGGCGGCTGGAAGCGCTCGCTCGCCTCGCTCCTCGGCCGCAAGACCGAGGAAACCCCGCGCCGCCGCCGCACGTCGGAGAGCCCGATCTCTCGCGTCAACGAAGAGGCCGCGCGCAAATACTCCCCGCCGGCGTCCGCCCTTGCCGCCCACATCTTCGTGCCCGAGCAGAATTTCCCGCCCTTCCGCGTTGTCGAGATCGGCTGGACGGCCACCTGCCGCGACGCGCAGTTCTATCAGGTGCCATGCAGTGGCCCGGAAATGATGGACGAGCCCGCGGTCGAGGCCATTGCGAATGCGATCACGAAGCTTGCCCGCGCCGAGGAACTCGACACCGAGCTCGAGAACGAGGACTGA
- a CDS encoding squalene/phytoene synthase family protein, with product MNWKLLRDVSRSFYITIRVLPPAVREPIALGYLLARASDSIADTSGAEVERRVEALQQLRHGDIAHHALSALVKHQEKPAEAELLRRLPELLDALEESRAQERLWGVWNHILHGQLFDLVRFPESAEPLNGDELEEYTFLVAGSVGEFWTRLCADLLPDFTHRPIEELVALGVAYGKGLQLVNILRDRLADAAIGRVYVPDADFIDVKRRARVGLESGLQWAAAVENGRVRFASLPPARIGLETLSRIEIDSGPVKVSRGDVRRVLLLALPALWRR from the coding sequence ATGAACTGGAAGCTTCTGCGGGATGTTTCGCGGTCGTTTTACATCACGATTCGCGTGCTGCCGCCGGCGGTGCGCGAGCCGATTGCCCTCGGTTATCTGCTGGCGCGAGCCTCGGATAGCATTGCGGATACGTCCGGGGCCGAGGTGGAGCGGCGGGTGGAAGCGCTTCAGCAGCTGCGCCATGGCGACATCGCCCACCATGCGCTGAGCGCGCTGGTGAAGCATCAGGAGAAACCGGCGGAGGCGGAGTTGTTGCGTCGGCTGCCGGAGCTGCTCGATGCGCTGGAGGAATCGCGGGCGCAGGAGCGGCTGTGGGGCGTGTGGAACCATATCCTGCACGGGCAGCTTTTCGACCTCGTGCGCTTTCCGGAATCGGCGGAGCCTTTGAACGGGGACGAGCTCGAGGAATACACGTTCCTGGTGGCCGGGAGCGTCGGTGAATTCTGGACGCGGCTGTGCGCGGACCTGCTGCCGGATTTCACGCATCGACCGATCGAGGAGCTGGTGGCGCTCGGGGTGGCCTACGGCAAGGGCCTGCAGCTCGTGAACATCCTGCGCGACCGGCTGGCGGATGCGGCGATTGGGCGCGTTTACGTGCCGGACGCGGACTTCATCGACGTGAAGCGACGGGCCCGCGTGGGCCTCGAGAGCGGCCTGCAATGGGCCGCAGCCGTGGAGAACGGGCGGGTGCGCTTCGCGAGTCTGCCGCCGGCGCGGATCGGTCTCGAGACGCTGTCGCGCATCGAGATCGACTCGGGGCCGGTGAAGGTTTCGCGCGGAGACGTGCGCCGGGTGCTCCTGCTCGCTTTGCCCGCGCTGTGGCGGCGGTAG
- a CDS encoding DUF362 domain-containing protein: MIRRFVFLFALWPLVVGAQLAEETPVARAIAARSQVYYAADPRALTNGFTPTPAVVQKMVDDVVMAVTKRSSVAAAWLALVKPTDVVGIKVAAAPGAMSGTHPAVVRAVARGLQAAGVRPDRIIVWDRNIEDLRAAGFSERDPDFRVEGIDPSTGYDRQAMLTAPVLGRLIWGDSKFGEKKGTRMEDILSRGDQLSSTSFFATVLSQRVTKVINLPSLCDSFMCGLNGALANMTLWNVDNWRRFIREPDHGNPYVGEIYKDAMVRDKVVLTIMDGLALQFAGGPFPNPNFTRQNFTIYASIDPVAIDATALRLIDEYRGPNKLPPAAPVAAHVETASAMGLGNFLEPEIDLIRVGADTPGMR, encoded by the coding sequence GTGATCCGTCGTTTCGTCTTTCTGTTCGCGCTCTGGCCGCTGGTTGTGGGGGCGCAGCTGGCGGAGGAGACGCCCGTAGCGCGGGCGATTGCCGCCCGGTCGCAGGTATATTACGCGGCGGATCCGCGGGCGCTCACGAACGGCTTCACCCCCACGCCGGCGGTCGTGCAGAAGATGGTGGACGATGTGGTGATGGCGGTGACGAAGCGATCCTCGGTCGCGGCGGCGTGGCTGGCGCTGGTGAAGCCGACGGACGTCGTGGGCATCAAGGTCGCGGCGGCGCCGGGCGCGATGAGCGGGACGCATCCGGCGGTCGTGCGGGCGGTGGCGCGCGGATTGCAGGCGGCGGGGGTGCGACCGGATCGCATCATCGTGTGGGACCGGAACATCGAGGACCTGCGCGCGGCGGGGTTTTCGGAACGCGATCCGGATTTTCGCGTGGAGGGGATCGATCCTTCGACGGGCTACGACCGGCAGGCGATGCTGACGGCGCCGGTGCTGGGAAGATTGATCTGGGGTGACAGCAAGTTCGGTGAGAAAAAGGGCACGCGCATGGAGGATATTCTTTCGAGGGGCGATCAGCTGAGCAGCACGAGCTTTTTTGCGACGGTGCTGAGCCAGCGGGTGACGAAGGTCATCAATCTGCCGTCGCTGTGCGACAGCTTCATGTGCGGGTTGAACGGCGCGCTGGCAAACATGACGCTGTGGAATGTGGACAACTGGCGACGATTCATTCGCGAGCCGGATCACGGGAATCCCTACGTCGGCGAGATCTACAAGGACGCGATGGTGCGGGACAAGGTGGTGCTGACGATCATGGACGGGCTGGCGCTGCAGTTCGCCGGCGGGCCGTTTCCGAATCCCAATTTCACGCGGCAGAATTTCACGATCTATGCGAGCATCGATCCGGTGGCGATCGATGCGACGGCCCTGCGGCTGATCGACGAGTATCGCGGGCCGAACAAGCTGCCGCCGGCGGCGCCGGTCGCCGCCCATGTCGAGACGGCGTCCGCGATGGGGCTGGGAAATTTTCTCGAGCCGGAGATCGATCTGATCCGGGTGGGGGCGGACACGCCCGGGATGCGCTGA